From the genome of Epinephelus lanceolatus isolate andai-2023 chromosome 23, ASM4190304v1, whole genome shotgun sequence, one region includes:
- the LOC117249418 gene encoding G1/S-specific cyclin-D2-like, whose protein sequence is MELYCLESDTAVRAQPDPNILYDDRVLQSLLTIEDRFLPQCSYFQRVQKDIQPYMRRMVAGWMHEVCEEEKSNEDVFPLAINYLDRFLAVMPTRKSYLQLLGAVCIFVASKLKDFRPLSAEKLCMYTDNSITPRELLDWELVVLGKLKWNMASVIPNDFIEHIIRRLPLPKDKLAMVRKHTQTFIALCATDDRLAMNPPSMIATGSMGAAVCGLQLDHADQRLSRDNLTDLLAKITNTEVDCLRACQEQIERVLATSLQQGQQYRQENSVRAGNKARDQQDQSSTPTDVRDVNL, encoded by the exons ATGGAGCTTTATTGCCTGGAGTCGGACACAGCCGTGAGAGCCCAGCCTGACCCAAACATCCTCTATGATGACAGAGTGTTGCAAAGTTTATTAACCATTGAGGACAGGTTTTTACCTCAGTGCTCTTATTTCCAGCGGGTCCAGAAGGATATTCAGCCTTATATGAGACGAATGGTTGCAGGTTGGATGCACGAG GTATGTGAAGAGGAGAAGAGTAATGAAGACGTCTTCCCATTAGCCATTAATTATTTGGACAGATTTTTAGCAGTGATGCCCACAAGAAAGAGTTATTTGCAGCTCCTGGGAGCTGTGTGCATATTCGTGGCCTCCAAGTTAAAGGACTTCAGGCCGCTCTCTGCAGAAAAACTTTGCATGTACACAGACAACTCCATCACACCACGGGAACTGCTG GACTGGGAGCTGGTCGTGCTGGGGAAGTTGAAGTGGAACATGGCCTCAGTCATCCCCAATGATTTTATAGAGCACATCATTCGCAGGCTTCCCCTTCCCAAAGACAAGCTGGCGATGGTCCGCAAACACACTCAGACATTCATTGCTCTCTGTGCCACAG ATGACCGCCTTGCCATGAACCCTCCTTCCATGATCGCCACGGGCAGCATGGGAGCCGCTGTCTGTGGCCTGCAGCTGGACCACGCTGACCAGAGGCTGAGTCGAGATAACCTGACAGACCTGCTGGCCAAGATCACCAACACAGAGGTG GATTGTTTGAGGGCATGCCAGGAGCAGATAGAGCGTgtgctggccaccagcctgcAGCAGGGCCAGCAGTACCGGCAGGAGAACAGCGTCAGGGCAGGAAACAAGGCGAGAGATCAGCAAGACCAGTCCAGCACCCCCACAGATGTACGTGATGTCAACTTATGA